TGCATTTTGCTTTTTTATGAAAAAAATCGGGGGATTATTTTCATTTTTGTATTTATCAAATTCTGCCGCAAATGTGACATGAATTGTATCAAAGCCGAGGATTCTCAAATATTTAGCAAGCTTACCCAGCATTGCATCGCATATGAATCTCATGCCAATCTGCCTTTCAGATTGCATAACTTAATGCCTTTCAGATTGTATAATTTAGCCGGTTTTGTGATTATCTGTTTGCCAGATTCAGGGCAACCTTTTTTGTGTTTTTAAGAATCTCTTCCTCTCCCGGTATCAATCTGCCCTCCATTAAAACATTACCCATACATATCACCGTATCAACAGCATAACCGTTTGATGCATAAACTATATCGGAGTAAAGATTAAAATTAGGAGTAAATTCCGGTCGTGTCAGGTCTATGAGGATTATGTCAGGACTGTTTCCGACCTTTATCTCCCATTCTCCAAGAAAAAACATATCGGCAGCCACCTTGGTTGCCATATCAAAGGTTACTTTAGCGGGCATGAATGTAGTAATCCTGGTAAAAAACTTTGCCATAAGTGATGCGAACTTCATCGTTTCAATGATATCAAGGTGGTTGTTGGATGCGCATCCGTCTGTTCCGAAACAGAAAGGTATTCCTTCCATGAAAAAATGAGGAAAAACCCTTCCTACTGCCAGTTTCAGGTTGGATACAGGTACATGGACCAGTTTAGATTTGTTTTTTCTCAAAAGCGAGCAGTCCTTTTCATTTAGCAGACAGCCATGACACCCGATAAACCTGTCGGATAAAATTCCTATTTCATCGAGGAATTCAGTAGGAGAAAGTCCGTACCGCTCTTTTGAAAAATCTGTTTCTTCTTTTGTTTCCG
This genomic window from Pseudomonadota bacterium contains:
- a CDS encoding amidohydrolase gives rise to the protein MKILIKDVMLDGNIRDIFINNGTIEEISEKCIRNADRIINGRDKAALPSFINGHTHAAMTLMRGYADDMPLKEWLEEKIWPLEAKLTEDDVYWGSKLACLEMIKNGITVFNDMYWHWEATAKAVCDMGIRGFISAVFIDMFDTGKGQEQIEQNIKLFELSEKYKPYVTFTLGPHAIYTVSKESLEWIRDFSEKENILIHMHLSETKEETDFSKERYGLSPTEFLDEIGILSDRFIGCHGCLLNEKDCSLLRKNKSKLVHVPVSNLKLAVGRVFPHFFMEGIPFCFGTDGCASNNHLDIIETMKFASLMAKFFTRITTFMPAKVTFDMATKVAADMFFLGEWEIKVGNSPDIILIDLTRPEFTPNFNLYSDIVYASNGYAVDTVICMGNVLMEGRLIPGEEEILKNTKKVALNLANR